From Streptomyces sp. NBC_01426, a single genomic window includes:
- a CDS encoding tetratricopeptide repeat protein, with translation MPDNLALAYADTGDLIRAIPLHESTLIDRERILGNDHPRTLGSRLNLARVYYSAGNANGAMSQYERALEGCEWVLHDNHPLTVATRAALERTRPA, from the coding sequence ATCCCAGACAATCTGGCTCTTGCATACGCTGATACAGGCGACCTGATCCGTGCGATCCCACTACACGAAAGCACCCTGATCGATCGAGAGCGGATCCTGGGCAACGACCACCCGCGGACACTGGGCTCTCGGCTCAACCTCGCTCGCGTGTACTACTCCGCAGGAAACGCGAACGGTGCGATGTCCCAGTACGAGCGCGCCCTGGAGGGGTGTGAGTGGGTGCTGCACGACAACCATCCGCTGACTGTTGCCACGCGAGCGGCTCTGGAACGGACACGGCCCGCATAA